In Streptomyces liangshanensis, the DNA window TCGGGCCTGGTCGCGCTCGCGGGACAGATGCGCATCACCGCGTGGTGCGGGCGTACGTGGACGCCCCACCGCTGCCTGGTCGCCGGACTCGCCCTGATGGCGGCGGCGTTCCTGCCGCCGGCCCTCACGGCGGGCGCGGTGCCGGTGCGAGGCGGCTGGGAGGCCGCGCTCGCGCTCGTGCCGCTCCTGGCCTGCGCCGGGCTGCTGGCGGTGGCGACGGCGGTGCTGTACCCGTACGAGATGGACACGATCGTCGCCCTGTCCGGCGGCCGGTGGGTCGCGACCCACTACGGCCTGTACAACACCGTCTGCGGGGTGGGCATCACCGTGGGGAACCTGGCCACCGGGGCGGTCCTCGACGCGGGGCGCGACGCCGGTGCGGCCGCCCTGCCGTGGCTGGTGCTGGTTCTCGTCGGGGCGGGGTGCGCGGGCGCGGTGGCCGCCCTGGCCCGTAGCGGGAACCTCGGTGTGACCGCGGGGGCGGCGGTACGGGCGTGAAGGAGGGGGTTGGTACGCGGCGACCGTCGCGTACCAACCCCCTTGCTGCTGGCCCTGGTTACGGTCGCATCCGGCCCCGGCGCGCTGAACGGGTGCCCGGCGGCATCCGTATCCCTTCACGCATTCGGACTCCGCCGATCTCACGACTCGTAAGGGGACAACCGGTGACCGCCCACCGCCCGCACCACGCCTGCGGCGCCCTGCTCGTGGCCGTGCTCGCTCTCGCCTCGCTGACCACGGCCTGCTCGGCCGACGGGAAGGCCGCGCGGCCTTCCGCGTCGCGGGCCGGCGGGATACCGGCGGCCGCCCCGGCGGACATCGAGAGGATCGCGGCGCTGACCGATTGCGAGGCCGACATCCGCACCGACGCGGACGAACTCAGGGAAGGCGTGTGCGTCACGCCCAAGGGAAGCTGGACCGTGACGACCTTCCCCGCCGAGAAGTTCAAGCGGACCTGGCTGGACGCGGCCGCCATGTACGGCGGGACCTACCTGGTCGGACCGCGCTGGGCCATCGGCGGCACACCGGAACTGCTCGCGGAGCTGCGGAAGAAGGTGGGCGGCGACCTCCGGAAGCTGCGCGACATGAACGCGCCGCCCGTCACGGCCCCCGGCTCGACCCCCTGACCGCAGGAAGCGCTACGGGCGCGGCAGGGTCGCCGTGTCGAGGAAGAAGGCGTCGATGCCCTGCACGGCGGTGATGAACTCGTCCAGGTTGACCGGCTTGGCGACGTACGCGTTGGCGTGCTGGCGGTAGGCGCCCTCGATGTCGTCGGGCGCGGCGGACGTGGTGAGGACCACCACCGGGATGGGGCCGAGGGCCGGGTCGTCCTTGAGGACCGCGAGGAGCTCCCTGCCGTTCATCCGCGGCATGTTCAGGTCCAGGACGATCAGGTCGGGGCGCTCCGTTTCGGGGTCGCGCAGGTGCTCCAGGGCGGCGATGCCGTCGGTGACCTGCGTGATCGTACGAGCCATGCCGCGCGCGACGAGCGCCTCCTCGACGAGCAGCGCGTCGGCGAGGTCGTCCTCGACGAGGAGCACGCTGTAGGGGCGGTCGATCGAGAAGGGGTTCACGGCTGTGCTCCTGTGCTGGGTGGAGGGAAGGGGGCGCGAGGCGGGCTGGGCGGTGAAGACGAGTCCGGGCCAGCGGCGGCGGGCGCCCTGCCGGGTGATGCCCCACGCGTCGCCGAGCTGGGGGTAGTTCGCGCCGGCCTGCGCCGCGGCGGCGGCCTGGTCCCGCGCGCACCGCTCCACGGCCCGGCTCAGGTAGGACAGCGCGCGCAGCCGGTCCAGCTCCGTCAACGCCTCGGGGGCGGGTTCGCCGGTCGCCGTCGCGATGCCGTCGGTCCCTCCCTCTCCGTCCGGGGCCCCTCGGGCCTGTGCCGCCAGCTGGTGCGCCAACGCCCTCACCGCTTCCTCGGCGAGGCCGGTCAGCACATGGTCGTCGGACACGGGGGCAACGTCGGGGACCATGGGAGAACCTTAACCAGGTGCCGCTCTCGACAACAGTTGTTGTCGGGCAACGGTACGCTGCCCGCGCCCGGCGCCGCCCGCCGGGGGTGCCCCGGCGGGCGGCCGACCGGGCGGAACCGCCCGGCCGGCGCCCCGGGACCGGGTCAGAGCGCGACGATGCCCTCGCCGCCGACCCCGTCGGGAACCACGGTCGTGCCGATCTTGGTGAGCCCGCCGTCCCTGCCGATACGGAAGGCGTCGACGGCGCCCGCGCCACCGGTCTGCACGTAGAGGTAGCGGCCGTCAGGAGTGACGGCCGAGTCGACGGTGCCGGCGCCGGTGGGGGTGTTCCCCAGCGGTTCGAGCGCGGCGCGGCGCGTCTGGCGGAAGGCGGAGAGGGTGTTGCTGCCCGCGTTGGAGACGTAGAAGTGGTCGCCGACGCGGACGACCCAGCAGCTCGCCTGCTGGCCGGTCGGGGCGTCGTCGACGAGTTCGGCGTCGCCGTCCTCGCGCAGGCGGAACGTCAGGAGGCTGTTCTCCGCGCCGTCGGCGACCACGAGGCGGTGGCGGGCGTCGAAGGTCAGCCCGAACGGCTGGGACCCTTCCTTGCTGTTCACGACCGGCTCGGGGGCGGGCGCGCCCGAAGGGCCGAAGGGGAAGACCGCGATGCTGTTGCCGCCCAGCTTGGTCGTGACGACGAGCTGGGAGCCGTCCGGGGTGAACGCCACCTGGCCCGGGGTGTGGGTGAACTCGGGTGCGGTGGTCGTGTCCAGACCCAGTTCGCGGTGCCAGGCCGCGACCCGGTGCAGTCGTCCGTCCGCCAGCCGGTAGCCCTGGACGGAGCCGCCCTCACGTGCGTTGAGCACGTACACCCGGTCCCCGTGCGCGGCGACGCTGACGGGGAACACCCCGCCGGAGGTGATGATCTGCTCGCGGTGGAGGCGG includes these proteins:
- a CDS encoding lactonase family protein, with protein sequence MPTPPRRFARTLKAAVTVALAATAFATPAVSAPSTPSAHDHGRAVFVQNDRVAGNQVIAYRRAADGSLHGRTVYGTGGKGGVLAGSVVDHLASQGSLTYEPHHKLLYAVNAGSNTLTVFSVDGDRLHREQIITSGGVFPVSVAAHGDRVYVLNAREGGSVQGYRLADGRLHRVAAWHRELGLDTTTAPEFTHTPGQVAFTPDGSQLVVTTKLGGNSIAVFPFGPSGAPAPEPVVNSKEGSQPFGLTFDARHRLVVADGAENSLLTFRLREDGDAELVDDAPTGQQASCWVVRVGDHFYVSNAGSNTLSAFRQTRRAALEPLGNTPTGAGTVDSAVTPDGRYLYVQTGGAGAVDAFRIGRDGGLTKIGTTVVPDGVGGEGIVAL
- a CDS encoding response regulator, whose translation is MVPDVAPVSDDHVLTGLAEEAVRALAHQLAAQARGAPDGEGGTDGIATATGEPAPEALTELDRLRALSYLSRAVERCARDQAAAAAQAGANYPQLGDAWGITRQGARRRWPGLVFTAQPASRPLPSTQHRSTAVNPFSIDRPYSVLLVEDDLADALLVEEALVARGMARTITQVTDGIAALEHLRDPETERPDLIVLDLNMPRMNGRELLAVLKDDPALGPIPVVVLTTSAAPDDIEGAYRQHANAYVAKPVNLDEFITAVQGIDAFFLDTATLPRP